The following proteins are encoded in a genomic region of Methylibium petroleiphilum PM1:
- a CDS encoding GNAT family N-acetyltransferase, producing MDQEEDALSIDGTRDPEAWAVQVHADPALIDAQAWDALVDASPAQTPFMRHAYLCALHASASAVSGTGWAPQFLVIERDEVLVAACPLYLKNHSYGEYVFDWAWAQAYEEAGLRYYPKLLSAVPFTPVPGSRLLARDPAARSVLLRAMESFARQHGLSSAHVLFLDEADRSAAEAAGWMLRSTVQFHWTNRAPAAYADFADFLASLQRDKRKKIQQERRYVREAGVEFETRVGTQIRAADWDFFYRCYRNTYREHRSTPYLTRDFFAHMAESLPQHWLLFTARREGEPIAASLIALDPERGHAYGRYWGALAPVSCLHFEACYYQPLQWCIENGYRRFEGGAQGEHKMARGLMPVRTHSAHWLSDARFADAVARYLAREGAGIEAYVDELDERNPFKR from the coding sequence ATGGATCAGGAAGAAGACGCGTTGTCGATCGATGGTACCCGCGACCCCGAGGCGTGGGCGGTCCAGGTGCACGCCGATCCGGCCCTCATCGACGCCCAGGCCTGGGACGCGCTGGTCGACGCCAGCCCGGCGCAGACGCCCTTCATGCGCCATGCCTATCTGTGCGCGCTGCACGCGTCGGCCAGCGCCGTTTCGGGTACCGGGTGGGCACCGCAGTTCCTGGTGATCGAGCGTGACGAGGTGCTGGTGGCGGCCTGCCCGCTCTACCTCAAGAACCACTCCTACGGCGAGTACGTGTTCGACTGGGCCTGGGCGCAAGCCTATGAGGAGGCCGGACTGCGCTACTACCCGAAGCTGCTGTCGGCGGTGCCGTTCACGCCGGTGCCAGGCTCGCGCCTGCTGGCACGCGACCCGGCCGCGCGCAGCGTGCTGCTGCGCGCGATGGAGAGCTTCGCCCGACAACACGGCCTGTCATCGGCGCACGTGCTCTTTCTCGACGAGGCCGACCGCAGCGCTGCTGAGGCGGCCGGCTGGATGCTGCGCAGCACGGTGCAATTCCACTGGACCAACCGGGCTCCCGCGGCCTATGCCGACTTCGCCGATTTCCTCGCCAGCCTGCAGCGCGACAAGCGCAAGAAGATCCAGCAGGAGCGCCGCTACGTGCGCGAGGCCGGCGTCGAGTTCGAAACCCGCGTCGGCACGCAGATCCGGGCCGCCGACTGGGACTTCTTCTACCGCTGCTATCGCAACACCTACCGTGAGCACCGCTCGACGCCCTACCTGACGCGCGACTTCTTCGCCCACATGGCCGAGTCCCTGCCGCAGCACTGGCTGCTGTTCACCGCCCGGCGCGAGGGTGAGCCGATCGCCGCATCGCTGATCGCCCTCGACCCCGAACGCGGCCACGCCTATGGCCGCTACTGGGGCGCGCTCGCTCCGGTGAGTTGCCTGCACTTCGAGGCCTGCTACTACCAGCCGCTGCAGTGGTGCATCGAGAACGGCTACCGTCGCTTCGAGGGCGGCGCGCAGGGCGAGCACAAGATGGCTCGCGGGCTGATGCCGGTGCGCACGCATTCCGCGCACTGGCTCAGCGATGCGCGCTTTGCCGATGCCGTGGCGCGCTATCTGGCGCGCGAAGGCGCCGGCATCGAGGCCTACGTCGACGAGCTCGACGAGCGCAACCCGTTCAAGCGATAG
- the ppa gene encoding inorganic diphosphatase — translation MSLDKVTPGAKAPEQFNVIIEIPMNADPIKYEVDKESGALFVDRFMTTAMHYPCNYGYVPQTLSDDGDPVDVLVITPFALTPGVVVTCRAIGVLKMEDEAGGDAKVLAVPTTKILPIYDHWKKPEDINQMRLKAIQHFFEHYKDLEAGKWVKVQGWEGPESAQAEVRSGMENYLKAQAA, via the coding sequence ATGAGTCTGGACAAAGTGACCCCCGGCGCCAAGGCGCCCGAACAGTTCAACGTGATCATCGAGATTCCGATGAACGCCGACCCGATCAAGTACGAGGTCGACAAGGAAAGCGGCGCCCTGTTTGTCGATCGCTTCATGACGACCGCGATGCACTACCCCTGCAACTACGGCTACGTGCCGCAGACGCTGTCCGACGACGGGGACCCGGTCGACGTGCTGGTGATCACGCCGTTCGCGCTGACCCCGGGCGTGGTGGTGACCTGCCGCGCCATCGGCGTGCTGAAGATGGAAGACGAGGCGGGCGGAGACGCCAAGGTGCTGGCCGTGCCCACCACCAAGATCCTGCCGATCTACGACCACTGGAAGAAGCCGGAGGACATCAATCAGATGCGCCTGAAGGCGATCCAGCACTTCTTCGAGCACTACAAGGACCTCGAGGCCGGCAAATGGGTCAAGGTTCAGGGCTGGGAAGGCCCCGAAAGCGCGCAGGCTGAAGTGCGCTCCGGCATGGAGAACTACCTCAAGGCCCAGGCGGCCTGA
- a CDS encoding M16 family metallopeptidase, which produces MFSKYLVAGALALVVMQVSPVVAAASKPIPPSGSVASPGLPRGVTAVTQVEGITEYRLTNGLQVLLVPDASKPTTTVNLTYHVGSRHENYGETGMAHLLEHLMFKGTPTTPNVWGEFTKRGLRANGSTWFDRTNYFASFAANDDNLRWFLSWHADAMVHSFIARKDLDSEMTVVRNEMEMGENNPGRILYQKTLAAMYDWHNYGKDTIGARSDVENVDIARLQAFYRQYYQPDNATLVVSGQFDTARVLAWVQQYFGKIPRPRRVLPTLYTLDAAQDGERALTLRRVGGAPLLYAGYHVPAAPDPEFAAIELLALVLGDAPSGRLHKRLVEKQLAASVGAEPFGLHDPGAALFVAQLAPEQDVERARSELIAVLESVAAEPVTAEELERARAKWLKGWDLAFTNPETVGVSLSESVAQGDWRLFFLIRDRVKATTLEDVQRVAVERLLPSNRTLATYVPTDKPQRAPAPKAVDVAAQFKDFKPQAGATAVAAFDTTPANIDAQTQRFALASGMKVALLPKPTRGGAVNAVLSLHFGDEKSLADQGEVPALTAAMLDEGTAKLSRQQIRDRLDALQAEVAFSSGTGSVSATIATKRENLPAVIALVGELLREPSFPPAVLEEQRSQALTGVEQQRKEPEAVVANAIDRHVNRYPRSDVRHAKSFDELVADIRAATPDQLRAFHRRFYGASHAEFGASGDLDVPAVRQALEAAFGDWKSSEPYARVSDPLAPVAPARLVLPTPDKQNAHMAVFLPVPLMDSDPDYAPLTLANHLLGGGGSSRLWVRIREKEGLSYGVYSYLAWNQDERNSPWQAQAIFAPQNRAKVEAAFREEVARSLQDGFTATELQEAQRGLISARRLSRAQDARLAAGLASNLRLDRTFAISQQVDDAIAAATLEQVNAALRKYIRPEAFVYGFGGDFKE; this is translated from the coding sequence ATGTTCTCGAAGTACTTGGTCGCCGGCGCGCTCGCGCTGGTCGTGATGCAGGTGTCGCCGGTTGTTGCGGCCGCCAGCAAGCCAATCCCACCTTCCGGTTCCGTCGCCTCACCAGGCTTGCCACGCGGGGTGACCGCAGTGACCCAGGTCGAGGGCATCACCGAGTACCGGCTGACCAACGGGCTGCAGGTGCTGCTGGTGCCCGATGCGTCCAAGCCCACGACGACGGTCAACCTGACGTACCACGTCGGTTCTCGCCACGAGAACTACGGCGAGACGGGCATGGCGCACCTGCTCGAGCACCTGATGTTCAAGGGCACGCCGACCACGCCCAACGTGTGGGGCGAGTTCACCAAGCGCGGCTTGCGGGCCAACGGCAGCACCTGGTTCGACCGTACCAACTACTTCGCCAGCTTTGCGGCGAACGACGACAACCTGCGGTGGTTCCTGTCGTGGCACGCGGATGCCATGGTCCACAGCTTCATCGCGCGCAAGGATCTCGATTCCGAGATGACGGTGGTGCGCAACGAGATGGAGATGGGCGAGAACAACCCCGGCCGCATCCTGTACCAGAAGACGCTGGCCGCGATGTACGACTGGCACAACTACGGCAAGGACACGATCGGCGCGCGCAGTGATGTCGAGAACGTCGACATCGCGCGGTTGCAGGCCTTCTACCGTCAGTATTACCAGCCCGACAACGCCACGCTGGTCGTCAGCGGTCAGTTCGACACGGCCCGGGTGCTGGCCTGGGTGCAGCAGTACTTCGGCAAGATCCCGAGGCCTCGACGCGTGCTGCCCACGCTCTACACCCTCGATGCGGCTCAGGACGGTGAGCGCGCCCTGACGCTGCGCCGCGTCGGCGGCGCGCCGCTGCTGTACGCGGGCTATCACGTGCCGGCTGCGCCGGATCCCGAGTTCGCCGCCATCGAACTGCTCGCGCTGGTGCTGGGCGATGCGCCTTCAGGGCGGCTGCATAAGCGACTGGTCGAGAAGCAACTGGCCGCAAGCGTGGGGGCGGAGCCGTTCGGCCTGCATGATCCCGGCGCGGCGCTGTTCGTGGCGCAGCTCGCGCCGGAGCAGGACGTCGAGCGTGCGCGCAGCGAGCTGATCGCGGTGCTGGAGTCGGTCGCGGCCGAGCCGGTCACGGCCGAGGAACTGGAGCGCGCGCGCGCCAAGTGGCTCAAGGGCTGGGACCTGGCGTTCACGAACCCGGAGACGGTGGGCGTTTCGCTGTCGGAGTCGGTCGCGCAGGGCGACTGGCGCCTGTTCTTCCTGATCCGCGACCGCGTCAAGGCGACCACGCTGGAGGACGTGCAGCGCGTCGCCGTCGAGCGGTTGCTGCCGTCGAACCGCACGCTCGCGACCTATGTCCCCACTGACAAGCCGCAGCGCGCGCCGGCGCCGAAGGCTGTGGACGTGGCGGCGCAATTCAAGGACTTCAAGCCGCAGGCGGGCGCCACCGCGGTGGCCGCGTTCGACACCACCCCGGCCAACATCGACGCGCAGACGCAGCGTTTCGCGCTGGCCAGCGGCATGAAGGTCGCGCTGCTGCCCAAGCCGACCCGCGGCGGGGCGGTGAATGCGGTGCTCTCTCTGCACTTCGGCGACGAGAAAAGCCTGGCCGATCAGGGCGAGGTGCCTGCATTGACGGCCGCGATGCTCGACGAGGGCACGGCGAAGCTCTCGCGCCAGCAGATCCGCGATCGGCTCGACGCGCTGCAGGCCGAGGTGGCCTTTTCCAGCGGCACCGGTAGCGTGAGCGCGACGATCGCCACCAAGCGCGAGAACCTGCCAGCCGTGATCGCGCTGGTGGGCGAACTGCTCCGCGAGCCTTCCTTCCCGCCTGCGGTGCTGGAGGAGCAGCGCAGTCAGGCGCTGACGGGCGTGGAGCAGCAGCGCAAGGAACCCGAGGCGGTGGTGGCCAACGCGATCGACCGCCATGTGAACCGGTACCCACGCAGCGACGTGCGCCATGCGAAGAGCTTCGACGAACTGGTGGCCGACATCCGCGCGGCCACGCCGGACCAGTTGCGTGCCTTCCATCGTCGCTTCTACGGCGCCTCGCATGCCGAGTTCGGCGCGAGCGGCGACCTCGATGTGCCGGCGGTGAGGCAGGCGCTCGAGGCGGCCTTCGGCGACTGGAAGAGCAGTGAACCCTACGCGCGGGTGTCCGATCCGCTGGCGCCGGTGGCACCGGCTCGCCTGGTGCTGCCGACGCCCGACAAGCAGAACGCCCACATGGCAGTGTTCCTGCCGGTGCCGTTGATGGACAGCGATCCGGACTACGCACCGCTCACGCTCGCCAACCACCTGCTGGGCGGCGGCGGCAGCTCGAGGCTGTGGGTGCGCATCCGCGAGAAGGAGGGCCTGTCCTACGGCGTCTACAGCTACCTGGCGTGGAACCAGGACGAGCGCAATTCGCCGTGGCAGGCGCAGGCCATCTTCGCGCCTCAGAACCGCGCCAAGGTCGAGGCGGCGTTCAGGGAAGAGGTGGCGCGTTCCCTGCAGGACGGCTTCACTGCAACCGAGCTGCAGGAGGCGCAGCGGGGGCTGATCAGCGCGCGCCGCCTGTCACGCGCGCAGGACGCGCGGCTGGCGGCCGGGCTGGCCAGCAACCTGCGGCTCGACCGAACCTTCGCGATCTCGCAGCAGGTCGACGACGCGATCGCTGCGGCGACCCTGGAGCAGGTGAACGCGGCGCTGCGCAAGTACATCCGGCCCGAGGCCTTCGTCTACGGCTTCGGCGGCGACTTCAAGGAGTAG
- a CDS encoding P-II family nitrogen regulator: MKQITAVIKPFKLEEVREALAEVGVSGLTVTEVKGFGRQKGHTELYRGAEYVVDFLPKVKLEVVVKDVDVDRCLEAIVKAAKTGKIGDGKIFVSSVEQVVRIRTGETDEAAV, translated from the coding sequence ATGAAACAGATCACCGCCGTCATCAAGCCCTTCAAGCTCGAGGAAGTGCGCGAGGCGCTTGCCGAGGTGGGTGTGTCCGGTCTGACCGTGACCGAGGTCAAGGGCTTCGGCCGCCAGAAGGGCCACACCGAGCTGTACCGTGGTGCCGAGTACGTGGTCGACTTCCTGCCGAAGGTCAAGCTCGAGGTGGTGGTGAAGGACGTCGACGTCGATCGTTGCCTGGAAGCCATCGTCAAGGCGGCCAAGACCGGCAAGATCGGTGACGGCAAGATCTTCGTCAGCTCGGTCGAGCAGGTCGTTCGCATCCGCACCGGCGAAACGGACGAAGCGGCGGTCTGA
- a CDS encoding NAD+ synthase — MPATVSASIALVQFNATVGDLAGNAQRIAQWSRQAYSQGARLVITPELSLTGYPPEDLLLRPAFMRACDEALAACAASLADLPDLQVVVGHPQAIDALGDLRTRSLAVQRRVNAASVLAGGRVMATYAKRELPNYQVFDERRYFVSGRDAGFGPLVVETGGLRVGLLICEDAWFDEPAAAAKAAGAQVLAVINASPFHLGKAEEREERMARRAVESGLPLLYSHLVGGQDEVVFDGASFAVDAKGAVRARAASFVEEVLAVQVNADGAVSGPLAPAPSLESQAWAALVTGVRDYLGKNGFPGAIIGLSGGIDSALVLAVAVDALGADRVRAVMMPSPYTADISWIDARDMARRLGVQYDEISIVPMFESFKSALALEFAGLAEDATEENIQARIRGTLLMALSNKSGRIVLTTGNKSEMATGYCTLYGDMAGGFAVIKDVAKTLVYRLAAWRNAQGAAPVIPERIITRPPSAELRPDQTDQDSLPPYDVLDAILARYMEDDQGVEEIVAAGYARTDVERVTRLIKINEYKRRQAPVGIRITHRSFGKDWRYPITSKFRA, encoded by the coding sequence ATGCCTGCCACCGTGTCTGCCTCGATCGCCCTCGTCCAGTTCAACGCCACCGTCGGCGACCTCGCAGGCAACGCGCAACGCATCGCCCAGTGGTCCCGCCAGGCCTACTCACAGGGCGCGCGACTGGTGATTACGCCGGAACTGTCGCTGACCGGTTATCCGCCGGAAGACCTGCTGCTGCGACCGGCCTTCATGCGTGCCTGCGACGAAGCGCTGGCCGCTTGCGCGGCGTCGCTGGCCGATCTGCCGGACCTGCAGGTGGTGGTCGGTCACCCGCAGGCCATCGATGCGCTGGGTGATCTTCGCACGCGCTCGCTGGCGGTGCAGCGGCGGGTCAATGCGGCGTCGGTGCTGGCCGGCGGGCGTGTCATGGCCACCTATGCGAAGCGGGAACTGCCCAACTACCAGGTGTTCGACGAGCGCCGCTACTTCGTGTCGGGCCGCGATGCCGGCTTCGGCCCGCTGGTGGTGGAGACAGGCGGGTTGCGCGTCGGGCTGCTGATCTGCGAGGACGCCTGGTTCGACGAGCCGGCGGCGGCGGCGAAGGCGGCGGGCGCCCAGGTGCTGGCGGTGATCAATGCCTCGCCCTTCCACCTCGGCAAGGCCGAGGAGCGCGAGGAACGCATGGCGCGGCGCGCCGTGGAGAGCGGCCTGCCATTGCTGTACTCACACCTGGTCGGCGGACAGGACGAGGTGGTGTTCGACGGGGCCTCGTTCGCAGTCGACGCAAAGGGCGCTGTGCGGGCGCGCGCCGCCAGCTTCGTGGAGGAGGTGCTTGCGGTTCAGGTGAACGCCGACGGCGCCGTCAGCGGCCCGCTGGCGCCGGCGCCTTCGCTGGAATCGCAGGCGTGGGCAGCACTGGTGACCGGCGTGCGCGACTATCTCGGCAAGAACGGCTTCCCCGGCGCCATCATCGGCCTGAGCGGCGGCATCGATTCGGCGCTGGTGCTGGCGGTCGCGGTCGATGCCTTGGGGGCCGATCGGGTGAGGGCGGTGATGATGCCTTCGCCGTATACCGCGGACATCTCGTGGATCGACGCCCGGGACATGGCGCGGCGCCTGGGCGTGCAGTACGACGAGATCTCGATCGTGCCGATGTTCGAGTCCTTCAAGTCGGCCCTGGCGCTGGAGTTCGCCGGCCTGGCCGAGGATGCGACCGAGGAGAACATCCAGGCGCGCATCCGTGGCACGCTGCTGATGGCCCTGTCGAACAAGTCGGGTCGCATCGTGCTGACCACCGGCAACAAGAGCGAGATGGCGACCGGCTACTGCACGCTCTACGGCGACATGGCGGGCGGCTTCGCGGTGATCAAGGACGTGGCCAAGACCCTGGTCTACCGCCTCGCGGCCTGGCGCAATGCGCAGGGTGCCGCGCCGGTGATACCCGAACGCATCATCACGCGGCCACCGTCTGCGGAACTGCGGCCGGACCAGACCGACCAGGACAGCCTGCCGCCCTACGACGTGCTCGACGCGATCCTGGCGCGCTACATGGAAGACGATCAGGGCGTCGAGGAGATCGTCGCTGCGGGCTACGCACGCACCGATGTGGAGCGCGTGACGCGGCTGATCAAGATCAACGAGTACAAGCGACGGCAGGCACCGGTGGGGATTCGCATCACGCACCGCTCGTTCGGCAAGGACTGGCGCTATCCCATCACCTCGAAATTCCGTGCTTAA
- a CDS encoding Lrp/AsnC family transcriptional regulator, with amino-acid sequence MSTLDALDRRLLAELQARGRASNVELSAAVHLSAPQCFRRVRSLEERGVIRGYAAHVDREALGLGVMAYVSVDIAAEQFGHVREFEQTIRDFPQILECHTVSGDSDYLLKVVARDLKSLSQFLTDRLMQISGVANVRSMICMEEIKPPSPLPTTTE; translated from the coding sequence ATGAGCACATTAGATGCGCTGGACCGCCGTTTGCTGGCCGAACTTCAGGCCCGCGGTCGCGCCTCGAACGTCGAGTTGTCCGCGGCGGTCCACCTGTCGGCGCCGCAGTGCTTCCGGCGCGTCAGGTCGCTCGAGGAGCGTGGCGTGATCCGCGGCTATGCAGCGCACGTCGATCGCGAGGCGCTGGGGCTGGGCGTGATGGCCTACGTCAGCGTGGACATCGCCGCCGAGCAGTTCGGGCATGTGCGCGAGTTCGAGCAGACGATCCGCGACTTCCCGCAGATCCTGGAATGCCACACCGTCTCGGGTGACTCGGACTACCTGCTCAAGGTGGTGGCGCGCGACCTGAAGTCGCTCAGCCAGTTCCTGACCGACCGATTGATGCAGATCTCCGGCGTCGCCAACGTGCGCTCGATGATCTGCATGGAAGAGATCAAGCCGCCCTCGCCGCTGCCAACGACGACCGAATGA
- a CDS encoding DUF3106 domain-containing protein, translating into MSLRRVAARHPAFARVAAGALLSMLLALAAPLASAAGADAGGPSWNSLGPAQREALAPLQSEWSSIAPQRKQKWLELASRFDRMSPDERSRVQRRMSDWVNLSAKQRTEARMNYQGAKDLSPQERQRRWEAYQSLPESQRRDLAARAKTGAGKVNARPITPAAETKVNTVPNPLLEARKPRAVTPGLTQAKPGATTNLMSTRPAPPLHQQTGLPKVAATPEFVDSTTLLPRRGPQGAATEPRRKP; encoded by the coding sequence GTGTCCCTGCGGCGAGTCGCTGCGCGGCATCCGGCGTTTGCCCGGGTCGCGGCCGGCGCGTTGCTGAGCATGCTGCTGGCGCTGGCCGCGCCACTCGCCAGTGCCGCGGGCGCCGACGCCGGTGGCCCCAGCTGGAACAGCCTCGGCCCGGCGCAACGCGAAGCACTGGCACCGCTCCAGAGCGAATGGTCATCGATCGCCCCCCAGCGCAAGCAGAAATGGCTGGAGCTGGCATCGCGCTTCGATCGCATGTCGCCCGACGAGCGCAGCCGCGTTCAGCGACGCATGTCCGACTGGGTCAATCTCAGCGCCAAGCAACGCACCGAGGCGCGCATGAACTACCAGGGTGCGAAGGACCTGAGCCCGCAGGAACGCCAGCGCCGCTGGGAAGCCTACCAGTCCCTGCCGGAAAGCCAGCGGCGCGACCTCGCCGCCCGCGCCAAGACCGGCGCCGGCAAGGTCAATGCGCGACCCATCACGCCAGCCGCCGAGACCAAGGTCAACACCGTCCCCAACCCGCTGCTGGAGGCCCGTAAGCCGCGCGCAGTGACACCGGGGCTGACGCAGGCCAAGCCTGGGGCCACGACCAACCTGATGTCGACGCGCCCCGCGCCCCCTCTGCACCAGCAGACTGGCCTGCCGAAGGTCGCGGCGACCCCCGAGTTCGTCGACTCGACGACGCTGCTGCCGCGCCGCGGCCCTCAGGGCGCAGCGACCGAGCCGCGCCGCAAGCCCTGA
- a CDS encoding diacylglycerol kinase, with translation MSNPYKGRTGLDRVIRAAGYSMDGLQIAYRGESAFRQEVWAAVLLVPTAFWLGGSWIEVSLLVGSVLLVLIVELLNSGIEAAIDRVSYELHDLSKRAKDLASAAVLLSLLLCMGIWAAALWHRFGS, from the coding sequence ATGAGCAACCCCTACAAAGGCCGCACCGGCCTGGACCGCGTGATCCGCGCGGCTGGCTACTCGATGGACGGGCTGCAGATCGCCTACCGCGGCGAGAGCGCGTTCCGGCAGGAAGTCTGGGCGGCCGTGCTGCTGGTGCCCACAGCCTTCTGGCTGGGCGGCAGCTGGATCGAGGTCTCTCTGCTGGTCGGCTCGGTGCTGTTGGTGTTGATCGTCGAGCTGCTCAATTCGGGCATCGAAGCGGCGATCGACCGCGTCAGCTACGAGCTCCACGACCTGTCCAAGCGCGCGAAGGACCTCGCCAGTGCCGCCGTGCTGCTGTCGCTGCTGCTGTGCATGGGCATCTGGGCGGCTGCGCTCTGGCATCGTTTCGGCAGCTGA
- the rocD gene encoding ornithine--oxo-acid transaminase, translating to MTIHPGFPLSASPIALEEHYGAANYAPLPVVLTRGEGVYLWGQDGRRYLDMMSAYSAVSFGHGHPRLVEALVAQARQLAVTSRAFHTDRLGPFLERLCRLTGMDRALPMNTGAEAVETALKAARKWGYTVKGIAEGHAQIIVAANNFAGRTTTIVGFSSEAQYRSGFGPFAPGFVTVPYGDAAALEAAITDDTCAFLVEPVQGEAGIVVPPVGYLKAVREICTRRGILMICDEVQTGLGRTGRVLACDHEGVRPDGLTLGKALGGGLLPVSAFLAREEVMAVFTPGDHGSTFGGNPLAAAVGDTALQVLVEEKLSERAAEQGAVLLERLHALRHPAIRDVRGKGLLVGVEIDPGFASARTVCEGLMQEGVLSKDTHGTVVRFAPPLVIGAREIGDAVAALGRALERLGKAP from the coding sequence ATGACCATTCACCCCGGCTTCCCCTTGTCGGCCAGCCCCATCGCGCTGGAAGAGCATTACGGTGCCGCGAACTACGCCCCCTTGCCGGTCGTGCTGACGCGCGGCGAGGGCGTCTACCTGTGGGGTCAGGATGGCCGGCGCTATCTCGACATGATGTCGGCCTATTCGGCCGTCAGCTTCGGTCACGGTCACCCGCGGCTGGTGGAGGCGCTGGTCGCGCAGGCCCGGCAACTGGCCGTGACCTCGCGCGCTTTCCACACCGACCGCCTCGGCCCCTTCCTCGAACGCCTGTGCCGCCTGACCGGCATGGACCGGGCGCTGCCGATGAACACCGGCGCCGAAGCCGTGGAGACGGCGCTGAAGGCGGCCCGCAAGTGGGGCTACACGGTCAAGGGCATCGCCGAGGGTCACGCGCAGATCATCGTCGCGGCCAACAACTTCGCCGGACGCACGACGACCATCGTGGGCTTCTCGAGCGAGGCTCAATACCGCAGCGGCTTCGGGCCGTTCGCGCCCGGCTTCGTGACCGTGCCCTACGGCGATGCGGCGGCTCTGGAAGCGGCCATCACCGACGACACCTGCGCCTTCCTGGTCGAGCCGGTGCAGGGTGAGGCCGGCATCGTCGTGCCGCCGGTCGGCTACCTGAAGGCGGTGCGCGAGATCTGCACGCGCCGCGGCATCCTGATGATCTGCGACGAGGTGCAGACCGGCCTGGGTCGCACCGGGCGGGTGCTCGCCTGTGACCACGAGGGCGTGCGTCCCGACGGCCTCACGCTGGGCAAGGCGCTGGGTGGCGGGCTCCTGCCGGTCAGCGCCTTCCTGGCGCGCGAGGAGGTGATGGCGGTATTCACGCCCGGCGACCACGGTTCCACCTTCGGCGGCAATCCGCTGGCGGCGGCCGTGGGCGACACGGCGTTGCAGGTGCTGGTGGAGGAGAAGCTGTCCGAGCGGGCGGCCGAGCAGGGCGCCGTGCTGCTCGAGCGTCTGCACGCGCTGCGGCATCCCGCGATCCGCGACGTCCGCGGCAAGGGGCTGCTGGTCGGCGTGGAGATCGATCCGGGCTTCGCCTCGGCCCGCACCGTGTGCGAGGGACTGATGCAGGAAGGCGTGCTGAGCAAGGACACCCATGGCACGGTGGTGCGCTTCGCGCCGCCGTTGGTGATCGGTGCACGCGAGATCGGTGACGCCGTGGCGGCGCTGGGACGTGCGCTCGAGCGTCTGGGCAAGGCACCGTGA
- a CDS encoding RDD family protein: MQAGLAPPPGALAPPLRRRLACFLYEGVLLFGVVFVCALIYSVLTDQRHAMVGRLGLLLTAFVLAPGVYFTWYWSGSGQTLPMQTWRIHLQTADGRRLTRARALGRYLTAWIWFLPALTLAWLAGWHDSGTHLAAVLAAGVALYALSSKLHPQRQFWHDALCGTRLVDTRGAPPARA; this comes from the coding sequence GTGCAAGCTGGCCTAGCGCCGCCGCCCGGGGCACTGGCACCGCCACTGCGTCGCCGGCTGGCGTGCTTCCTCTACGAGGGCGTGCTGCTGTTCGGCGTGGTGTTCGTCTGTGCGCTGATCTATTCCGTGCTCACCGATCAGCGCCATGCGATGGTCGGACGCCTGGGCCTGTTGCTGACCGCCTTCGTGCTGGCGCCCGGCGTTTACTTCACGTGGTATTGGTCGGGGAGCGGCCAGACGCTGCCGATGCAGACCTGGCGCATCCACCTGCAGACGGCCGACGGCCGGCGGCTCACGCGCGCACGCGCTTTGGGGCGTTATCTCACCGCCTGGATATGGTTCCTGCCGGCCCTGACCCTGGCCTGGCTGGCCGGCTGGCATGACAGCGGCACGCACCTGGCCGCGGTGCTCGCGGCCGGGGTCGCGCTCTATGCCCTGTCATCGAAGCTGCATCCGCAGCGCCAGTTCTGGCACGACGCGCTGTGCGGCACGCGGCTCGTCGACACGCGCGGCGCGCCTCCTGCCCGCGCCTGA
- a CDS encoding TIGR00730 family Rossman fold protein, translating into MTKRFTLCVYCGSRLGDDPAHAHAARAVGREIAQRGWQLVYGGGNVGLMGIVADASLAGGAPVIGVIPRSLMEREVGHSGLSELNVVETMHQRKQGMAEQADAFLALPGGIGTFEELFEVWTWRQLGYHDQPIGLLNVGGYYNALVAFMQQTVDAGFVSDGTRAMLEIGDEPSALLDRLAAQAALSGGRDDYSRT; encoded by the coding sequence ATGACGAAGCGCTTCACGCTGTGTGTGTACTGCGGCTCGCGCCTTGGCGACGATCCGGCCCATGCCCACGCGGCCCGGGCCGTTGGCCGGGAGATCGCGCAACGCGGCTGGCAGCTGGTCTACGGCGGCGGCAACGTCGGGCTGATGGGCATCGTCGCCGACGCCTCGCTGGCGGGCGGCGCCCCGGTGATCGGCGTGATCCCGCGGTCGCTGATGGAGCGCGAGGTCGGACACTCCGGCCTCAGCGAACTGAACGTGGTCGAGACCATGCATCAGCGCAAGCAAGGCATGGCCGAGCAGGCCGACGCTTTCCTGGCGCTGCCCGGCGGCATCGGCACCTTCGAGGAGTTGTTCGAGGTGTGGACCTGGCGGCAGCTCGGCTACCACGACCAGCCGATCGGGCTGCTCAATGTCGGCGGCTACTACAACGCTCTGGTCGCGTTCATGCAGCAGACGGTAGACGCCGGCTTCGTCTCGGATGGCACGCGCGCGATGCTGGAGATCGGCGACGAGCCGTCTGCCCTGCTCGATCGGCTCGCAGCCCAGGCTGCGCTGAGCGGCGGCCGCGACGACTACAGCCGAACCTGA